The proteins below come from a single Eriocheir sinensis breed Jianghai 21 chromosome 11, ASM2467909v1, whole genome shotgun sequence genomic window:
- the LOC126996722 gene encoding uncharacterized protein LOC126996722 isoform X1, giving the protein MKTRPCSLLLLLAASLSQGTQRCTEDAIVLRVGEARITANNGTWNFGGDFFKTMYLWPEEGFRGVGLQALTDTATGPVSLAAWFPEDIFPDVTKAAWWELEVYVIRWSDRVRFDVRLGDSWKMCFSLVTIDKLQSVAVVGYGASRWRHDTPPPGCHYQGLNPLTQLQTTTCTAPLIITLATPPTPPATPPTRPATPPTPPATPPTPPTPPATPPTPPTPPATPPTPPATPPTPPGTLPTPPAITPPPTPLPTTPQSTPEATTCPPILVEVAEMTAVLTVITGDMYHTLQRLEADQKAARGPAWPGTHHARPRPTPTPLPTTPPPTPLPTTPPPTPLPTTPPPTPLPTTPPPTPLPTTPPPTLLPTTPQSTPEATTCPPILVEVAEMTAVLTVVIGDMYHTLQRLEADQKAARGPAWPGTHHVRPHSQ; this is encoded by the exons ATGAAGACACGTCCCtgctccctgctgctgctgctggcggcgTCTCTGAGCCAGGGAACTCAGAGATGCACCGAGGATGCCATAGTGCTCAGAGTAGGGGAGGCCCGCATCACGGCCAACAACGGAACATGGAATTTTGGTGGTGATTTTTTCAAGACCATGTACCTGTGGCCCGAGGAAGGCTTCAGGGGCGTGGGTCTCCAGGCTCTCACGGACACCGCCACAGGACCGGTGAGCCTGGCCGCGTGGTTCCCCGAGGACATCTTCCCCGACGTCACCAAAGCCGCCTGGTGGGAGTTGGAGGTGTATGTGATTCGCTGGAGTGACCGTGTGAGGTTCGATGTACGTCTTGGTGATAGTTGGAAGATGTGTTTCTCTTTGGTCACCATTGACAAGCTACAGAGTGTGGCAGTGGTGGGTTACGGGGCCTCTAGATGGAGACACGACACACCACCACCTGGCTGCCACTATCAAGGACTTAACCCACTGACCCAGCTACAAACAACTACTTGCACGGCGCCCTTAATCATCACACTAGCCACTCCGCCCACTCCACCAGCCACTCCGCCCACTCGACCAGCCACTCCGCCCACTCCACCAGCCACTCCGCccactccacccactccaccagCCACTCCGCccactccacccactccaccagCCACTCCGCCCACTCCACCAGCCACTCCGCCCACTCCACCAGGCACTCTGCCGACTCCACCAGCCATTACACCCCCTCCCACGCCATTACCCACTACACCCCAATCCACCCCAGAAGCCACTACATGCCCGCCCATTCTAGTGGAGGTGGCAGAGATGACGGCAGTTTTGACCGTGATAACCGGGGACATGTACCACACACTACAGCGTCTCGAAGCGGAtcaaa aaGCGGCCCGGGGTCCTGCCTGGCCCGGAACGCACCACGCCCGGCCGCGGCCCACTCCCACGCCACTACCCACTACACCCCCTCCCACGCCACTACCCACTACACCCCCTCCCACGCCACTACCTACTACACCCCCTCCCACGCCACTACCCACTACACCCCCTCCCACGCCACTACCCACTACACCCCCTCCCACGCTACTACCCACTACACCCCAATCCACCCCAGAAGCCACTACATGCCCGCCCATTCTAGTGGAGGTGGCAGAGATGACGGCAGTTTTGACCGTGGTAATCGGGGACATGTACCACACACTACAGCGTCTCGAAGCGGAtcaaa aaGCGGCCCGGGGTCCTGCCTGGCCCGGAACGCACCACGTCCGGCCGCATTCTCAGTGA
- the LOC126996722 gene encoding uncharacterized protein LOC126996722 isoform X2: MKTRPCSLLLLLAASLSQGTQRCTEDAIVLRVGEARITANNGTWNFGGDFFKTMYLWPEEGFRGVGLQALTDTATGPVSLAAWFPEDIFPDVTKAAWWELEVYVIRWSDRVRFDVRLGDSWKMCFSLVTIDKLQSVAVVGYGASRWRHDTPPPGCHYQGLNPLTQLQTTTCTAPLIITLATPPTPPATPPTRPATPPTPPATPPTPPTPPATPPTPPTPPATPPTPPATPPTPPGTLPTPPAITPPPTPLPTTPQSTPEATTCPPILVEVAEMTAVLTVITGDMYHTLQRLEADQKAARGPAWPGTHHVRPHSQ; the protein is encoded by the exons ATGAAGACACGTCCCtgctccctgctgctgctgctggcggcgTCTCTGAGCCAGGGAACTCAGAGATGCACCGAGGATGCCATAGTGCTCAGAGTAGGGGAGGCCCGCATCACGGCCAACAACGGAACATGGAATTTTGGTGGTGATTTTTTCAAGACCATGTACCTGTGGCCCGAGGAAGGCTTCAGGGGCGTGGGTCTCCAGGCTCTCACGGACACCGCCACAGGACCGGTGAGCCTGGCCGCGTGGTTCCCCGAGGACATCTTCCCCGACGTCACCAAAGCCGCCTGGTGGGAGTTGGAGGTGTATGTGATTCGCTGGAGTGACCGTGTGAGGTTCGATGTACGTCTTGGTGATAGTTGGAAGATGTGTTTCTCTTTGGTCACCATTGACAAGCTACAGAGTGTGGCAGTGGTGGGTTACGGGGCCTCTAGATGGAGACACGACACACCACCACCTGGCTGCCACTATCAAGGACTTAACCCACTGACCCAGCTACAAACAACTACTTGCACGGCGCCCTTAATCATCACACTAGCCACTCCGCCCACTCCACCAGCCACTCCGCCCACTCGACCAGCCACTCCGCCCACTCCACCAGCCACTCCGCccactccacccactccaccagCCACTCCGCccactccacccactccaccagCCACTCCGCCCACTCCACCAGCCACTCCGCCCACTCCACCAGGCACTCTGCCGACTCCACCAGCCATTACACCCCCTCCCACGCCATTACCCACTACACCCCAATCCACCCCAGAAGCCACTACATGCCCGCCCATTCTAGTGGAGGTGGCAGAGATGACGGCAGTTTTGACCGTGATAACCGGGGACATGTACCACACACTACAGCGTCTCGAAGCGGAtcaaa aaGCGGCCCGGGGTCCTGCCTGGCCCGGAACGCACCACGTCCGGCCGCATTCTCAGTGA